A single genomic interval of Acetobacteraceae bacterium harbors:
- a CDS encoding TetR/AcrR family transcriptional regulator, with protein MTATHHRPEDIEKKILRAMMTRAAERGWAHASVYQAAEEAGVTLSEARRRFPNKNKVLIYLGQYADQLVLGHHAKGTPRERLFDLMMRRLDGFQEYREGVRAVLRYIPFDPKLGLMLAVMTEGSMEWVAEAAGMDVSGWMGRIRLKSLLALWGYLIRIWERDDSEDLAVTMSGLDKALDRAERLGLLRLATSHFNDDPPEPFSENLDRQVK; from the coding sequence TTGACGGCAACGCACCACCGCCCCGAAGACATTGAGAAAAAGATCCTTCGCGCCATGATGACGCGCGCCGCTGAACGGGGCTGGGCCCATGCGTCCGTCTACCAGGCTGCGGAAGAGGCCGGTGTCACATTGAGTGAGGCGCGACGGCGCTTTCCAAATAAGAACAAAGTTTTGATCTATCTGGGTCAATATGCGGATCAGCTCGTTTTGGGACATCACGCCAAGGGCACCCCGCGGGAGCGCCTGTTTGACCTTATGATGCGCCGTCTCGACGGGTTTCAGGAATATCGTGAGGGCGTCCGCGCCGTGTTGCGGTATATCCCTTTCGACCCGAAGCTTGGGCTGATGCTGGCTGTCATGACGGAAGGGTCCATGGAATGGGTGGCGGAAGCTGCCGGGATGGATGTGAGTGGATGGATGGGCAGGATACGCCTCAAATCGCTTCTGGCCCTATGGGGTTATCTCATCCGCATCTGGGAACGTGATGATAGTGAGGACCTGGCCGTGACCATGTCCGGACTTGATAAGGCGCTTGACCGGGCAGAACGCCTTGGATTGCTGAGATTAGCAACATCTCACTTCAATGATGACCCGCCAGAGCCCTTTTCCGAAAATCTCGACCGGCAGGTGAAATAG
- the mlaD gene encoding outer membrane lipid asymmetry maintenance protein MlaD has protein sequence MERVSATQTRRQTAEIIVGMLVLAVLLLMLVLAIAGRYRSGGDDYNLKADFNQIDGLSIGSDVRLAGITVGHVATTRVDPKTYRANITFTVDRSVALPVDSAAIITSDSLLGGKYIALSPGGDAALLKSGQLMFITQGSISLEQLLSKFIFSVTDSIQKNDRSDVDNAGSPLK, from the coding sequence ATGGAACGCGTTTCAGCCACTCAGACACGACGGCAGACCGCAGAAATCATTGTCGGTATGCTGGTGCTTGCCGTTCTCCTCCTGATGCTGGTCCTTGCCATCGCCGGACGCTATCGCAGCGGCGGGGACGATTATAACTTAAAAGCGGATTTCAACCAGATTGACGGCCTCTCCATCGGCTCGGACGTCCGGCTCGCCGGGATTACAGTTGGACACGTCGCCACCACGCGCGTTGACCCGAAAACCTATCGCGCCAACATCACCTTCACTGTCGATCGTTCGGTTGCCCTGCCAGTGGATAGTGCGGCAATCATCACCTCGGATAGTCTGCTGGGCGGCAAATACATCGCCCTCTCTCCTGGTGGGGACGCGGCGCTGCTGAAATCAGGACAGCTTATGTTCATCACCCAGGGTTCCATTAGTCTGGAGCAGCTTTTGAGCAAATTTATCTTCTCTGTGACGGACAGCATCCAGAAAAACGACCGGTCGGATGTTGATAATGCCGGGTCACCCCTCAAATGA
- the otsB gene encoding trehalose-phosphatase — MHPRRASDPAQNPPALPPPLTLAKTAFLLDFDGTLVDIAPTPDAVTVAPGLPETLQRLRVATGDAVAIISGRTIEEIDHFLPHVVYAISGEHGATLREAPDAAITHLDMPTPPPEWLRQARQLGASHEGSIIEPKKNGLVLHYRNCPDAADVFERFAREITADHTDFYVQPAKMAWEIRTKGVDKGKALRRIMSLPKFRDKLPVFVGDDRTDLDGVHAAQAMGGKGYLIPEDFATSDIFRAWLRLFAEMRP; from the coding sequence ATGCATCCTCGCCGTGCCTCTGACCCTGCTCAAAACCCGCCCGCACTGCCTCCCCCCTTGACTCTTGCCAAGACGGCTTTTCTCCTCGATTTTGATGGCACACTCGTCGATATCGCGCCCACCCCGGATGCCGTGACGGTCGCGCCGGGACTGCCTGAGACATTGCAGCGCCTGAGAGTAGCAACGGGCGATGCGGTCGCGATTATTTCGGGCCGGACGATTGAGGAGATCGACCACTTTCTACCGCATGTTGTCTACGCCATCTCCGGTGAACATGGCGCAACTCTCCGGGAAGCGCCCGACGCGGCCATCACGCATCTCGATATGCCAACGCCGCCGCCTGAATGGTTGCGGCAGGCCCGGCAATTAGGTGCGTCGCATGAAGGCAGCATTATTGAGCCGAAGAAAAACGGGCTGGTGTTGCATTACCGGAACTGTCCGGATGCTGCGGACGTTTTTGAGCGTTTCGCGCGTGAGATCACCGCGGATCACACTGATTTTTATGTTCAACCCGCGAAAATGGCGTGGGAGATCCGGACGAAAGGCGTTGACAAAGGCAAGGCCCTGAGGCGCATCATGTCATTGCCAAAATTTCGTGATAAACTTCCGGTCTTCGTCGGCGACGACAGAACGGATCTTGATGGTGTGCATGCAGCGCAGGCAATGGGCGGGAAAGGGTATCTCATTCCAGAAGATTTCGCAACCTCAGATATATTCCGGGCCTGGTTACGACTTTTCGCGGAGATGCGACCATGA
- a CDS encoding disulfide bond formation protein B yields the protein MMSVRACGAFLFLLSILALATAWFAERVIGLPPCELCLLERIPWKITFFLGAVALLVNGRVGAIANVTAIPMTFVGVVLSAINIGVEQKWWESPFPACHAPVFKGGSFSQHLAAMPPRPVKPCDAPIYLFHLPFSMALMGGAVSLVVMIALVYWAHAYFTTSRKRFRHSASFR from the coding sequence ATGATGTCCGTCCGGGCCTGTGGGGCGTTTCTTTTCCTGCTCAGCATTCTTGCTCTTGCAACGGCGTGGTTCGCGGAGCGCGTCATCGGGCTGCCGCCCTGTGAATTATGCCTGCTTGAGCGCATACCGTGGAAGATCACCTTTTTCCTCGGTGCGGTGGCGTTGCTGGTCAATGGGCGTGTCGGTGCCATCGCCAATGTCACGGCCATCCCCATGACATTCGTCGGGGTTGTGCTTTCCGCCATCAATATCGGGGTTGAGCAGAAATGGTGGGAGAGCCCTTTTCCCGCCTGCCATGCGCCCGTTTTTAAAGGTGGTAGTTTTTCACAGCATTTGGCGGCCATGCCCCCGCGCCCCGTGAAACCCTGTGACGCGCCGATCTATCTGTTTCATCTGCCATTTTCGATGGCCCTGATGGGTGGGGCTGTTTCCCTTGTTGTGATGATCGCTCTGGTCTATTGGGCGCACGCTTATTTCACGACATCGCGGAAACGATTCCGCCATAGCGCTTCTTTCAGATAA
- a CDS encoding glycosyltransferase, with the protein MLLAKTGGRHFVQTHHYEKCAEVYHWDVTPNPGLVRPSIVIIADQGISACTKYRVTQRKEHLEKIGWKVLVIDPFRERDLLTPILTATIAIFYRLTLSLRIERAMKLAKHLGIQTYWEVDDLIFDRQSYEENGNLETISYLERAFYFEEADRHRSSLIYAGRGIASTRALAEFMVEAGVEEVHVIENALDHETMDVAREIAAKLPVKSSETGPIWLCFGTGSRARNVDFREAEGAILRAMADEPRLHLHLVGNLVPSHALHRYGDRFRHSQETSFEQYLRHLGAADFTIAPLEKSRFNDCKSVIKFMEAGILSVPVICSPSQTICEVMENGVNGLIADTEESWYRAIMMLCADPGKRVEIGAAARQTVETKFSSENIIRHQMLELFDLPPTFLKEKLRVLSASVYYAPQSFGGAALLVEALQPLLRDRGFDLSMFTTKAEANNEDHHVIRYDFDGMPIIATPSEPCLWMSNTKTGDVFGQWLDA; encoded by the coding sequence GTGCTGCTGGCCAAAACCGGCGGTCGCCATTTTGTGCAAACGCATCATTATGAAAAATGTGCGGAGGTTTACCATTGGGACGTTACGCCAAATCCCGGCCTTGTCAGACCTTCTATTGTCATCATTGCTGATCAAGGTATCAGTGCTTGCACAAAGTACCGTGTAACGCAAAGAAAAGAGCATCTTGAGAAGATTGGCTGGAAAGTCCTCGTGATCGACCCATTTCGCGAGCGTGATCTTCTCACCCCAATATTAACAGCGACGATCGCAATATTTTATCGCCTGACATTGTCGCTCCGCATTGAGCGCGCCATGAAATTGGCGAAGCATTTAGGCATTCAGACTTACTGGGAAGTCGATGACCTGATATTTGATCGCCAAAGTTACGAAGAAAATGGTAATCTCGAAACGATCTCTTATCTGGAGCGCGCATTTTACTTTGAAGAGGCGGATCGTCACCGTTCAAGCCTCATCTATGCGGGTCGAGGTATTGCATCCACACGCGCCCTTGCCGAATTTATGGTTGAGGCCGGGGTGGAAGAAGTTCACGTTATTGAAAATGCGCTCGATCACGAAACGATGGACGTCGCGAGAGAAATCGCGGCCAAGCTTCCGGTAAAATCTTCAGAAACAGGTCCGATATGGCTCTGCTTTGGCACGGGTAGCCGTGCGCGTAATGTCGATTTCCGAGAGGCTGAAGGCGCGATCCTGCGCGCCATGGCGGATGAGCCCCGCCTGCATCTGCACCTCGTCGGAAATCTTGTGCCGTCGCACGCGCTGCATCGTTATGGTGATCGGTTCCGTCATTCCCAGGAAACGTCTTTCGAGCAATATCTGCGTCACTTGGGCGCGGCTGATTTCACGATCGCGCCCCTGGAAAAATCTCGCTTCAATGATTGCAAAAGCGTGATCAAGTTCATGGAAGCGGGAATATTGTCTGTTCCCGTCATTTGTTCCCCGTCGCAAACTATTTGCGAAGTTATGGAGAACGGCGTGAATGGACTGATCGCCGATACAGAGGAATCCTGGTATCGCGCGATCATGATGCTATGTGCGGATCCTGGGAAGCGGGTTGAAATCGGGGCGGCAGCACGCCAGACTGTGGAAACAAAATTCTCATCCGAAAATATCATCCGGCACCAGATGCTCGAATTATTCGATTTACCCCCGACTTTCCTGAAGGAAAAACTCAGAGTGCTCTCTGCCAGCGTCTATTACGCGCCACAATCTTTCGGCGGGGCCGCTTTACTGGTTGAAGCCTTGCAACCTTTATTGCGAGATCGCGGCTTCGACCTCAGTATGTTTACGACAAAGGCTGAAGCAAATAACGAGGATCATCACGTTATTCGCTATGATTTTGACGGGATGCCCATTATTGCTACGCCTTCTGAGCCATGTCTCTGGATGTCAAATACGAAAACGGGCGATGTATTCGGGCAATGGCTTGATGCTTAG
- a CDS encoding peptidogalycan biosysnthesis protein — MTGNDFSIAPRAEAIPPEDWRLCVGDDVLTGRDFFLALEQSGSAVPSQGWHPCHDVLRENGQVLAIAPLYVKSHSFGEYVFDQPWAEAFMEAGGRYYPKLTGCVPFTPVCGARILCGLTGEGRAWLSVAWRRTWLKWRNLPGFHPRI, encoded by the coding sequence ATGACAGGTAACGATTTCAGCATCGCACCCCGTGCGGAGGCTATTCCTCCAGAGGACTGGCGCCTTTGTGTCGGCGATGACGTTCTGACGGGCCGCGATTTCTTCCTCGCGCTGGAGCAGAGCGGTTCCGCCGTTCCCTCTCAAGGGTGGCATCCCTGTCACGACGTTTTGCGTGAGAACGGTCAGGTCCTAGCCATCGCCCCGCTTTACGTGAAAAGCCACTCTTTTGGTGAATATGTGTTCGACCAACCATGGGCAGAGGCTTTTATGGAGGCAGGCGGCCGATATTACCCAAAGCTCACGGGATGTGTCCCCTTCACACCCGTCTGCGGGGCCCGCATCTTATGCGGCCTGACCGGAGAAGGGCGGGCATGGTTAAGCGTCGCATGGCGGCGCACATGGTTGAAATGGCGCAATCTGCCGGGCTTTCATCCGCGTATCTGA
- a CDS encoding trehalose-6-phosphate synthase, whose protein sequence is MSRLVLVSNRVPDVKERVQSAGGLVVGLGDAVRDTEGLWFGWSGQHRENAVSSDVQIEQLQRVTFATIDLTTDQHTRFYENFANGTLWPLCHYRLEMIRYRREDYESYREVNTLFARKLAPLLQEDDVIWVHDYHLMTLGAELRALGVRNRIGYFLHIPLPPWSVTRVLPCVTELLRDLTQYDLIGVQTEEDRENFNSCFSAIGLFTRVEHFPIGIAPEEFREEARRNVDAPEVVRLMDSLRGRKLVIGVDRLDYSKGIPERIKGFEKLIRRYPQHEAKVVMLQIAPVSRAGVSAYQHLRREVDELSGHVNATFGTFDWTPVRFLTQSVPRHVLAGFHRRADIALVTPLRDGMNLVAKEYVAAQDGDDPGVLILSSLAGAAPELKAALQVNPYDPDQIAEALHLALTMKKEARKKRWRFLNVEVQRNTAARWAAEFLSVLKKVR, encoded by the coding sequence ATGAGTCGTCTCGTCCTCGTGTCCAATCGCGTGCCGGATGTCAAGGAGCGCGTGCAGTCGGCCGGTGGGCTCGTAGTCGGGCTTGGCGACGCCGTGCGTGACACAGAGGGGCTGTGGTTCGGCTGGTCCGGTCAACATCGGGAGAATGCTGTTTCTTCCGACGTGCAGATTGAGCAACTTCAAAGGGTCACATTCGCGACGATTGATCTGACAACCGATCAGCACACCCGCTTTTATGAGAATTTCGCGAATGGTACGCTTTGGCCGCTTTGCCATTACCGCCTTGAGATGATCCGTTACCGGCGGGAGGATTATGAGTCCTATCGTGAGGTCAACACGCTTTTCGCGCGGAAGCTGGCTCCCTTATTGCAGGAAGACGACGTCATATGGGTGCATGATTATCACCTGATGACTCTGGGTGCCGAGCTGCGCGCCCTCGGCGTCAGAAACCGCATCGGCTATTTCCTGCATATCCCGCTACCACCCTGGAGCGTGACGCGGGTTCTGCCCTGTGTGACGGAATTGCTGCGCGACCTGACGCAATATGACCTGATAGGCGTGCAGACTGAGGAAGATCGCGAAAACTTCAATAGCTGCTTTTCAGCAATCGGTCTTTTTACGCGGGTGGAGCATTTTCCGATCGGCATCGCGCCGGAGGAATTCCGGGAAGAGGCACGCCGCAACGTCGATGCGCCGGAAGTCGTCCGCCTTATGGATAGTCTGCGCGGCCGCAAGCTGGTGATCGGTGTTGATCGGCTCGATTATTCCAAAGGCATCCCGGAACGTATCAAGGGTTTTGAAAAATTGATCCGGCGTTATCCGCAGCATGAGGCGAAAGTTGTCATGTTGCAGATTGCCCCGGTCTCACGCGCGGGGGTGTCCGCCTATCAGCATCTTCGGCGAGAAGTCGATGAGTTGAGCGGACATGTCAATGCCACGTTCGGCACGTTTGACTGGACGCCTGTCCGCTTCCTGACGCAATCCGTGCCGCGACATGTCCTGGCAGGGTTTCATCGCCGCGCGGATATCGCCCTCGTGACGCCATTACGGGATGGGATGAACCTCGTCGCGAAGGAATATGTTGCGGCGCAGGATGGGGATGACCCGGGCGTCCTCATTTTATCGTCCCTGGCCGGTGCGGCGCCTGAACTTAAGGCCGCCCTTCAGGTTAATCCCTATGATCCCGATCAGATCGCTGAGGCGCTTCATCTTGCGCTGACAATGAAAAAAGAAGCACGGAAAAAAAGATGGCGTTTTCTCAACGTCGAGGTGCAACGCAACACGGCGGCGCGCTGGGCTGCAGAATTCCTCTCCGTACTCAAGAAAGTGAGGTGA
- a CDS encoding DUF2142 domain-containing protein: MLVFAILPILTTPLIWRWFVSLAIPFVVSIGWAFTGIRWGKAAYESSAGMSEHGQIQFLLHHPLQFPGTMLRTFYLQGQHLSEQFIGVLGWLDTFLPHAFYVASVIFALILLIFYLPKIRRSSWERRRVVMTLAVMVCATILVCISLYIIWTIVGQDEIIVLQGRYFIPVAAFLIVAMRPDTALMAASSARYRLWNVITIGYALSSTVTMAWSLDVRYWP, encoded by the coding sequence ATGCTGGTTTTTGCCATCCTGCCAATCCTGACAACGCCGCTCATCTGGCGCTGGTTCGTCTCACTTGCCATCCCGTTCGTGGTGTCAATCGGCTGGGCGTTCACAGGTATCAGGTGGGGTAAGGCAGCCTATGAGTCATCCGCCGGTATGTCTGAACACGGCCAGATACAATTTCTGCTGCACCATCCCCTTCAGTTCCCGGGCACGATGCTGCGCACATTTTACCTGCAAGGCCAGCATTTGAGCGAGCAATTCATCGGTGTTTTGGGTTGGCTCGATACATTTCTGCCCCACGCTTTCTATGTCGCTTCCGTGATATTTGCGCTCATCCTGCTCATATTCTACCTGCCGAAAATCCGTCGGTCATCTTGGGAGAGGCGACGTGTCGTGATGACTCTGGCCGTGATGGTCTGTGCGACAATACTCGTCTGCATATCGCTTTACATCATTTGGACAATCGTGGGTCAGGATGAGATTATCGTCTTACAGGGGCGTTATTTCATACCCGTCGCGGCTTTCCTTATCGTCGCGATGCGGCCTGACACGGCTTTGATGGCCGCCAGTTCTGCCAGGTACCGACTATGGAACGTCATCACAATCGGTTATGCCTTGTCCAGCACGGTGACCATGGCGTGGTCTCTGGACGTGCGTTATTGGCCATGA
- a CDS encoding DUF2155 domain-containing protein: MMRRARQAEGRLIAVALLGLVGHLSGGETARAADLVAPPVMYAPNLWQGKSVAVIRVLRRVDSHIEEMTIPVGQEGQYKTLHLHVEQCVEKPPTLPRDAAARLSIRDDTNLDFHFDGWIVQNAPALSTYTNPLYGVSVVRCEGNPVAPLLAPLPAPAKPVPDAVKKPEDAQGSTREAAGPQLSSPNSQTPQQAAPFELAPGGQGLTAPADSAPSSKMPQDAPLQLAPP; this comes from the coding sequence ATGATGCGAAGGGCGCGCCAGGCAGAGGGCCGGTTGATCGCGGTGGCTCTACTGGGGCTGGTGGGTCATTTGTCCGGGGGAGAAACGGCCCGCGCGGCGGATCTGGTCGCGCCGCCGGTTATGTATGCGCCGAACCTCTGGCAGGGGAAGAGCGTGGCCGTCATCCGCGTGTTGCGCCGGGTCGACTCTCATATTGAGGAAATGACCATCCCCGTCGGGCAGGAGGGGCAATATAAAACGTTGCACCTTCATGTCGAACAATGCGTTGAAAAACCGCCGACATTGCCGCGAGACGCGGCGGCCCGCCTCTCCATCCGCGATGACACGAACCTGGATTTTCATTTCGATGGGTGGATCGTGCAGAATGCCCCCGCCCTTTCGACTTATACAAACCCGCTTTACGGGGTCAGTGTCGTGCGATGTGAGGGCAACCCGGTTGCCCCCCTGCTGGCACCCTTACCGGCACCGGCTAAGCCGGTGCCGGATGCGGTCAAAAAGCCGGAAGATGCGCAAGGGTCGACCCGGGAAGCTGCCGGGCCACAGCTTTCAAGCCCGAATTCTCAAACGCCGCAGCAAGCTGCACCTTTCGAACTCGCGCCCGGGGGGCAGGGCCTGACCGCGCCCGCCGATAGCGCCCCATCTAGCAAAATGCCCCAAGACGCGCCCTTGCAATTGGCGCCGCCCTGA
- a CDS encoding NAD(+) synthase yields MEDFYSIYSHGIARGSVCTFPVQLAVPLHNAEIIAGLAAQCEKEGSVLAVFPELCLTGYSLEDLRHQTVVIEATHEAIRALVHETRALQITLIVGAALRFRNGLYNCAVVLQGGRICGVVPKSHLPEYAEFYESRHFSAGSGINGAVISVAGDEVPFGRDLIFRYKDIADFILGVEICEDLWVADSPHICLTRAGVTVMANLSASSITIGKSETRDLLCRAASLKTISAYLYAAAGEGESTTDLSWDGQVSIYEMGEILAQSERFPSGAKIVHADIDLERIVQERLRRQSVVQVDTGHAAQIWRDISLHTKPPRVDIGLKRNIPRFPFLPNEASRLAQDCFEAWTIQVTGLIQRLRASGVTRMVIGISGGLDSTLALLVCRRVAQQMDWPAESIHAYTMPGFATGDASKTLAVALMRALDIEPRELDIRPAATRMLSDLNHPYARGEAVFDTTFENVQAGLRTDYLFRIANKAGGIVIGTGDLSEWALGWCTYGVGDQMSHYNVNTGMPKTLIQHVLRWLAAEKLPSAAAVPIIRSIIEAEISPELVPAQNGSVQRTEDIVGPYDLQDFFLYFTLRYGLKPSKIAFLAMHAWLNPSQGQWPANYPEGRKLCYTLSDIRRWLEVFLKRFFSFSQFKRSAMPNGPKISPGGVLSPRGDWRMPSDSQAQLWLNELFGKVP; encoded by the coding sequence ATGGAAGATTTTTACTCAATCTACAGTCACGGGATAGCGCGGGGCAGTGTTTGCACTTTTCCCGTCCAACTCGCCGTACCCCTTCATAACGCGGAAATCATCGCCGGACTCGCAGCGCAATGTGAGAAGGAAGGCAGTGTCCTCGCTGTTTTTCCTGAATTATGTCTGACAGGTTATAGTCTTGAGGATCTCCGCCATCAAACTGTCGTGATTGAAGCGACGCATGAGGCGATCCGGGCGCTTGTACATGAGACGCGCGCCTTACAGATCACGCTGATTGTTGGCGCCGCGCTGCGTTTCCGGAACGGGCTTTATAATTGTGCGGTCGTGCTCCAGGGCGGCAGGATCTGTGGCGTGGTACCGAAATCTCATTTGCCGGAATATGCCGAATTCTACGAGAGCCGTCATTTCTCGGCTGGTTCAGGGATAAATGGCGCGGTGATTTCCGTTGCGGGTGACGAGGTGCCTTTTGGCCGCGATCTGATTTTCAGATATAAAGACATAGCTGATTTCATCCTCGGCGTGGAGATCTGCGAAGATTTATGGGTTGCGGACTCACCCCATATCTGCCTGACGCGGGCCGGTGTGACGGTCATGGCAAATCTTTCAGCCAGCAGCATCACGATCGGCAAGTCGGAAACGCGGGATCTCCTCTGCCGTGCGGCATCGCTCAAGACAATTTCCGCTTATCTTTACGCCGCTGCGGGGGAGGGGGAATCGACGACTGACCTCTCCTGGGATGGGCAGGTCTCGATTTATGAAATGGGTGAAATTCTCGCGCAATCGGAGCGTTTTCCTTCCGGCGCGAAAATTGTTCACGCCGATATTGACCTTGAGCGCATCGTGCAGGAGCGCCTGAGACGACAGAGTGTCGTGCAGGTTGACACAGGTCACGCAGCCCAAATATGGCGGGACATATCTCTCCATACGAAACCGCCTCGAGTCGATATCGGTCTGAAGCGGAATATTCCGCGATTTCCCTTCCTTCCGAATGAGGCATCACGCCTCGCGCAGGATTGTTTTGAGGCGTGGACGATCCAGGTCACGGGCCTCATCCAGCGTCTTCGGGCCAGTGGCGTCACCCGGATGGTCATCGGCATCTCCGGAGGGCTCGACTCGACACTCGCGCTGCTTGTCTGTCGCCGTGTCGCCCAACAGATGGACTGGCCCGCGGAGTCGATACACGCTTATACCATGCCGGGTTTTGCCACGGGCGACGCAAGTAAAACGCTGGCCGTGGCGTTGATGCGCGCGCTGGACATTGAACCGCGTGAGCTGGATATCCGTCCCGCCGCGACACGTATGCTGAGCGATCTGAACCACCCTTATGCGCGCGGGGAGGCGGTTTTCGACACGACGTTCGAGAATGTTCAGGCCGGGCTGCGGACGGATTATCTTTTCCGCATCGCCAATAAGGCAGGCGGCATTGTTATCGGCACGGGTGATTTATCAGAATGGGCCCTTGGCTGGTGCACTTATGGCGTTGGTGATCAGATGTCGCATTACAACGTCAATACCGGGATGCCGAAAACCCTGATTCAACATGTATTACGTTGGTTGGCGGCCGAAAAACTTCCTTCGGCAGCGGCAGTGCCGATCATCCGATCAATTATCGAGGCAGAAATCTCACCTGAGCTCGTGCCGGCGCAAAATGGCAGCGTGCAGCGAACCGAGGACATTGTGGGCCCTTACGACCTACAGGATTTCTTTTTATATTTTACGCTGCGATACGGGTTGAAACCGTCAAAAATCGCTTTTCTTGCAATGCATGCATGGTTAAACCCCTCACAAGGCCAGTGGCCTGCGAACTACCCGGAGGGAAGAAAGTTATGTTATACTTTGTCTGATATCAGGAGATGGCTGGAAGTATTTCTAAAAAGATTCTTTAGTTTCAGTCAATTTAAACGCTCCGCTATGCCGAACGGGCCGAAGATCAGTCCCGGCGGCGTGCTTTCCCCTCGTGGAGATTGGCGGATGCCTTCCGACTCGCAAGCGCAACTCTGGTTGAACGAGCTTTTCGGGAAAGTTCCCTAA
- a CDS encoding accessory factor UbiK family protein: protein MRDRPRIFDDMSGLVGGAFSALTGLREELKALVQNRVDEFLARLEVVRREEFDAMVQMASHSRMETERLAQQVKLLQDCLNAAESRIPATSK from the coding sequence ATGAGAGACCGCCCCAGAATATTTGATGATATGTCCGGCCTTGTCGGAGGTGCCTTCTCTGCCCTGACGGGTCTGCGGGAGGAGCTTAAGGCGCTTGTGCAGAACCGTGTTGATGAGTTTCTCGCCCGGCTGGAAGTCGTGCGGAGAGAGGAATTTGACGCCATGGTGCAGATGGCGAGCCATAGCCGCATGGAGACAGAGCGTCTGGCCCAGCAGGTCAAACTTCTGCAAGACTGCCTGAATGCAGCGGAGTCTCGCATCCCGGCCACGTCAAAGTAA
- a CDS encoding pyrroline-5-carboxylate reductase, giving the protein MPSKQLPSILLIGCGHMGALWRGWLRHGIASSVIVDRHLEAVPTGHQICRKAADIPADFKPNYIILAVKPARMEDTLREIAPWVGDAVIISVLAGRSVEDLRRALPQPELGNPIIRAMPNTPSEVGQGITGAYGVGLSDAQRRICDALLATVGVVLWLDREDEIEILTPLSGSGPAYVFLFAELLEQEAVARGLAPAVARILARHTVAGAGALLVTSEEDSATLRRNVTSPHGVTQAALNVFMREHQGIKQLVSEAIAAGLQRTKELSRSS; this is encoded by the coding sequence ATGCCGTCAAAACAACTTCCTTCGATTCTTCTTATCGGATGCGGGCATATGGGGGCGCTCTGGCGGGGGTGGCTGCGACACGGCATCGCGTCTTCCGTCATCGTGGATCGCCACCTTGAGGCGGTCCCCACAGGTCATCAGATCTGTCGCAAAGCTGCCGACATACCGGCGGACTTCAAGCCGAACTATATCATCCTCGCCGTGAAGCCCGCGCGGATGGAGGACACGCTTCGAGAAATCGCGCCCTGGGTCGGTGACGCCGTTATCATCTCTGTTCTCGCCGGTCGCAGCGTGGAAGATCTGCGCAGGGCCCTGCCACAGCCGGAACTCGGAAATCCCATCATACGCGCCATGCCGAACACGCCGAGTGAAGTCGGCCAGGGTATAACCGGCGCGTATGGGGTAGGGTTGTCAGATGCGCAGCGCCGCATCTGCGATGCGTTGCTCGCGACGGTTGGTGTCGTTCTGTGGCTTGACCGGGAGGATGAGATCGAAATCCTGACCCCTCTCTCCGGTTCAGGCCCTGCCTATGTCTTTCTCTTCGCGGAATTGCTTGAGCAGGAGGCGGTGGCACGGGGATTAGCGCCGGCGGTTGCCCGCATTCTGGCCCGGCACACTGTGGCAGGGGCCGGTGCGCTCCTTGTCACATCTGAGGAAGACAGTGCGACATTGCGCCGCAACGTCACAAGCCCTCATGGCGTTACACAGGCAGCTTTAAACGTCTTCATGCGCGAGCATCAGGGGATAAAGCAACTCGTTTCCGAAGCTATAGCGGCTGGGCTTCAGCGAACGAAAGAGCTTTCCAGGTCCTCCTGA